The Dreissena polymorpha isolate Duluth1 chromosome 9, UMN_Dpol_1.0, whole genome shotgun sequence genome contains the following window.
gccaatgctgctggtgctggtgctgctactgcaatgctactgctactattacttctactacttctactactacaaatattactgccactactaccagtcccactaccactataaccagtctcactaccactacctctactaccatcactactactactactactactgctacagctactactactactactgctacaactactactactactactactactactactactactactactactactactactactactacaactactgctactactgctgctactgctgttgctgctactgctgctgctactgcttctgctgcttctactgctgctactgctgctgctgctgctactgctgctgctgctactgctgtactgctgctgctactgctgcttctgctactcctgctgccgcttCTGCTGTTACTGcaattgctgctgctgctgctactgcttctactgcagctactactactattacaacaactacaactactgctattgttggtggtgctgcaaggGCTACttcactgctactgctactattactactcctgatcctgctactactacaactattactaccactaccgACCGTACCACTACCACTAACCACTTCTAACCAGTCTCACtaaccactaccgctactacaactactacttactctactactattactactactactactacgactactacgactacgacgaagacgacgaagacgacgacgacgacgacgacgacggacactacgacgacgacgacgaacgatTACtagacaacgacgacgacgacgacgactaacgacgacgacgacgagacacGACTACGGCGACGACGTAATCAcgtctactactattactactactcgactactacactactaactacacgactactactactactactacgactactactactactatactactactactactactacttactactactactactacaactactacttctactactactactactatactactactactactactactacactactactactactactactactactgctactactagtactgctactaatactactactgctgctacttcaactactactgctactactgctactgctgctactgctgttactcctgctacagctgctactgcttttAATGCTGATACTGCTGCCACTGCTACAGCTTGTACTGCAGCTATTACTACTAtgacaacaactacaactactgctactgttgatGGTgttgcaactgctactacactgctactgctactattactactcctgattctgctactactagaactactactaccactaccaccagtcccaatatcactaccactactaccagtctcactaactctaccgctactactactactactactactaccactactactactactactactactactactactactactactactactactactactactactactacttctactacttctactactactactactactactactactactactactactactactactactactactgcttctactactactactactactactactgctactactagtactgctactactactactactactactgctgctacttctgctactgctgctactactgcttctgctgctactgctgttactcctgctacagctgctactgctactactgctactgctgctgctacagcttctactaaagctacgactactattacaacaacagcaactatactgttactactgctactcctgccactgctgctactgctgctactgctgctattactgctactgctgctgctgctgctgctgctactcctgctgtgctactgatgctgctgctactgcagcttctactactactacaacaactactaccactgTAAGTGCCGCTGCTGCTActtatgctgctgctactgctgctgctgctactgctgctactgcttctactgcagctactactactactactacaactacttatactgctactgctgctgcttctgccgctactgctgattctgctactgctactgctgctactgttcctactgatgctgctgttactgcttctactgaaggtactactactactacaaaaactacttctactgctaatgctgctgctgctgctactgatgctgctgctactgctgctgctgctactgatgctgctgctactgctgcttctgcttctactgcagctacaactactactacaacaactactaatactgttactactgctgctactgcttctgctgctactgctgctactgctgctactgctgctatttctgctactgctgctactgctgctactcctgctgctgatactgatgctgctgctactgcttctaccacagctactactactactacaacaataacTAAAACTGttactgctgatgctgctactgatgctgctgctgctgatgctactgctgctgctgctactcctgctgctgatactgctgctgctgctaatgctgctactgcttctactgcagctactactactactactacaactactactactgctactgttgatggtgctgcaactgctactacactgctacttctattattactactcctgattctgctactactaccacttccactaccaccagtcccactaccactacctcTACTACCAGTATCaataacactaccgctactactactactacttctactactacttctactactactactactactactactactactactactactactactactactactactactactactactactactactactactactactacttctactactactactacttctgttactactactacttctactactactactactactactactactactactactactactactactactactactactactactactactactactactactactactactaccactactactactactactactactactactactactactactactactattactactactactactactactactactactactactactactactactactactactactactactactactactacgacgacgacgcacgacgacgactacgacgatacacgacacgacgacgacacgactgacaacgacgacgaacgacggacgacgacgactacgacacgacgacgactacgacgacgacgacacgacgacgactacgacgaccaccacgacgacgaccacgacgacacgacgacgacgacgactgatacgacacgactacgactacgacacgacgacgaccctgcgacgacgacgactacgtgTACTACGAGTACTACGACGACGACACACTACTACACTAccactactacatactactactactactactactactactactactacacgacttactactactatactactactataactctgctactactactactgctactactactagtacctaCCTACTAGgcactgactactactactactactactactactactactactactactactactactactactactactactctcgtgcgtcgagagaatgtcgcgagaatgtcgagtgtcgcgctcgaaggtcgacacacgacattctcgcgacattctcgcgacatactctcgacgctcaatacgacgcgcgacaaatcagtcgacagtcaagattttctgcgatttttttttctaaaacccagcgtgatatgcgacactcaaatattgactgtcgactgatttgtcgcgcgtcgagagagcgtcgagagaatgtcgcgagaatgccgtgtgtcgacctcgaagttcgacacgcgacactcaacttgaccctatctatctatctatctatctatctatctatctatctatctatctatctatctatctatctatctatctatctatctatctatctatctatctatctatctatctatctatctatctatctatctatctatctatctatctatctatctatctatctatctatctatctatctatctatctatctatctatctatctatctatctatctatctatctatctatctatctatctatctatctatctatctatctatctatctatctatctatctatctattaatcAATCTATTCATCAATCTagttatctatctatttatctatatatttatctatctatttatctatctatgtatctatctatttatctatctatttatctctgtctgtctgtctgtctgtgtgtctgtctgtctgtctgtctgtctgtctgtctgtctgtctgtctgtctgtctgtcgtccgttcgtccgtccgtccgtccgtcagtccgtccctCCGTCCACCGACCCACACCACACACCCAACCACCCACtcatccctccctccctccctccctccctccctccctccctccctccctccctccctccctccctccctccctccctccctccctccctccctccctccctctatGAGCGCTCTATGGTCATCTTggtctcttgttttatttgctttctgataaatatagaaattaattaGTTAACGAAAATGTGATCACAGTGAAAATACTTAATTGGATATGTATCACTGGTTTgagaatatattaaataaatccaTCAACACCATGGGTCTTCAAATGTGGACACTAACAAAGTTAGGATAAAGCTTGCGGAAATAATCAGCAATCAGTCCACcaaaacaaaaatgataaaaaaaactctCTGGGGGCAATTTATGTTGACCAAGGATAAAGCGGTATTTCCTGATATTGATCACAGCCTACTAATAAGGTGACATTCCCTATATAGTATGGGCAATTCAAGTTGTGGATAAAAAGTTGGaatttaattcatattgaaattgAATTGAATGAAAGATTCgttgacgtcattttacagtacaTTTATCCCGCTCGTGTCTCTGAAAATTAATTATGAGCGGCGAGTTAACTTGTCCGTATTGTTTAGATATTGAATTATGACGCCAATGTAAACGGATATATTTCATGCCAAACAGTTGACAGGAAATTGGTTGCGCTGTTTAAGGGTGTACACACAAGACTGTCATATTTCCGCCATCAGAGATTTTTTTTcgatgagccttgttctgggaaaactgggcttgatgcatgtgcgtaaagtgtcgtcccagattatcacgtggaggtccgcacaggcttatcaatgtCGCTTTCATCGAAGTTTTTCGTTCAAAGGAGGATTTTCTGAAAGAAAATACAGTTTAAGCGCTTTGTGCCccttatgttattattattggtATGATTACGCATTTGGAACGCTGGTAGATCAGGGGTTCCAGTTACGACAAGTGGATCCTGGTCGCGCTTTTATTGCACCGATTAAGGGACATTGCGTCGGGACATAGCAGCTGACATCATGCAGATATTTTACGCGTATCCTTAACACCACTTGGGACACCTCGTGGTTCTGTACGTTTCATGATGCGACCTGTCGGCACGTTAATTCGCTACTAAAACATTTGTTATCATCTTTCGTTTAAAACTGATCCGGAACAAGGCATATTATTATCATAACACATGTTATAGACCACATTTCTAGTTTACTATATCTATGAATTCGTCAAACTAAGACTGGTTACTTATAGAAATGGAGACGTCGTCTATTTCTCCTTAAAACAAACACCGAATATTCTTCGTGAGATACGTTGGTATAATTCCTCTTCTCCAATTACTTTCGGCGATAATGAAAACGAACTGGGTTTCGAAAGTCTGACATAGGCCCTCCCTGAAATATGCCTCCCATCTGACTTAGTAAGGCGGACATATGCCTTTCCGGAAGAAATTCACAGCCGGTCATTGGCTCTCCCAAATTGTCTTGAATGATATCCATTATAATGAGCTATCTTTGCTAACATATTTTCTCAAAATAGTTTATTATGAACACTTTGGCAGCGTGATACTGGGTTAATAAGCAACTTCTAAAAATGTATCAGATATCAAACTATGAAATCATTAGACGAGGAAAGAGTGGGCAATCTTGCATTTTATTAGAAATATgtctatatttttttttatatgcattgattataATTGATAtcgatatttaatatacaaaaatgaaacaattaaataaagcATCGGGGGTCCCCAAAGGCTTTCCATAACATGATAAATAGTTCCGTCAAGTTTTCCGACACGAGCCAGATTTAATAAAGGATATTGGTTGCTGAATTCTTAATACGCACATAAACTTGTTTTTTATGAAACCTTACGCCTAATCAGAATATATTTGCTGAAATAACTTCATCGAGATTGCGGAGGACTTGAGCTAGAATAAggaatgtttaataatatttatttgactaACCCGATTTGCCTTTAATGGGTTTGCTATAGGTGCGATTTAACATGTTTGCGATTGGATGACCACTGTTTTCAGTTGTTTACGTGTATAAAACCGCCGTTGTTTCTGGCACCGTACTTCATTTCACGGTCGCATTCATTTGAACTGACGATCTTTTTGAACATAAACATCCAACATGTTGAGAGCAGTTTGCTTTACTGGAATGATATCAGGTAACTGGATTGTGAAGAACTTCGATATAACCTGCACGTTTTTGTATATTGCATATTATAACACGTATGTGTCTTTAAGTATTTCCCACGTGCATTCGTATATAAAATCATTCCTCTAATAATGTACTTAATTTTTTTGCCGCGCTTATTTATATTCACAGTAAAACATTAATTGCAAGTCTTGTTGAAAAATATTTACATTCTAATTTCAAAATCTTAGATTGTGTATGTCGTGGTGAAGTTCGCATcgaaattgaattgaattgacaaaaatatttaagaatttcattttaaGCAAATAATAATTCTTTATTCGTCTACATTTTTAAAGTAgatttttaacaaacataacGATATTTATGGTTCTAAAATGGCTCTGTTGTTTTTAAAATCCAATTTGAGTGATTGTATAATCAAATGCATAAATTGTATCAATCACATACATGGGACCATTAAAAGCAGTTTGGAAACCATGCATTCAATGCGTACGTTCTAattgtttttgtctttttttcagtCCTTACCATCAACACAACTAGAGCACAGTCCACAACGGGTAAGTACTTAAAAACGGATAAATGACGCTAATTTCACTCAaatcaaatacattaaattattagCAATACTATATACACATCATATGACTTAGAAAAGCAATAAAATATGCTACGATAAGGTAACGATGAGCCCACGTGTATCGgtataagaaaaacaacaacattatatttgaaatatctGCCTCTTTTCAGGTTCCAATGCGTGGTTTGGCGCCCCAGGAGACACGATGATGTATTTGGACACCGATACCAACGTGACATATGATACGTGCGTAACGATGTGCAGTACAACGAGCACTGCTGATGGTATTGCGTATTGCGATGGAAATAAGCTCTTCGCAAATAAGCTCTGTCAGATTCTACAAGCAAACGATCCTGTCAAAAATGTTCGGGAAATATGGTGTAAAGACACGACGACTGGGACATGCTCAGCGGTGCTTACTAGTAGTGGCGGACAATACTTTCCCTTTCCTCCAACTGACTGTAGTGGTAACAGAGACTGCCTATGCGAAAAGAATACCGGTAAGAACTTTTGGTATCCGTTGTCACCGGACCGCATTTGATTTcagtaaattatttatttctttgaaaataggGTTTTATGATGACATATTTTGTTTTACGTTCGTGTATTGAACTAGCGGTTAGCATATGATGTTTGGAAACTGTTTGTTATGAAACAATAACAAGGAATAAGGATGCATCGAAATTAATAATAGGAGAGCGCATTACGAACGATTTGATTACAAGCGTCAATATAAATTTCTTATGATGGGTAATTGGTATGTTAAAGACATTAAAAGAGATATTGTAAATATATTCCTGAAGTTTATATGTATTTTACTAGTACTTGTTTACGAATGCGGTGTATTTCCAGCTCATGGAAAGTGACCTTATATTTACCCTATTTTTTAGCATTGACAGCACCTCAGCATACAGCGACAGTACCATCCCCATCAACTACCATACAGACACCAAAGCTAGCAACACGCACCACACATATACCAAATAGTCTTACCAAACCTTCGGGCATCACTGCGACGACTCCTACCGAAACATCGGCCACCACAACGACAACGTCTCCAGCTCCCATTCGTGCGCCGTCCGCCCGCGCCACTTTCCATGACTTCCTTATGCCGCCAAAGTTCAGCCTGCCTCCAGATACAGACAGGCTGCAGCACGTGCAGACGAACTCCCAGGTGGTCTGCGCAGCGAGATGTCTGCGCATGACCGGCTGTAGGTCCTTCACCCTTCGTCCAACGGAGAACGCATGTAACCTCTACAAGGGCGACTACTCGGGTGGTGGTGCCGATGTTGACCCCTCGGACACGAAGTACTTTGTGAAACATTAGAGACATTCTAGTATCAGAGAACAATTTACTCTATGTCACAAATGTGTCACTTACGAATAGCTCATATTAGTTTGTTTCTATGTTTGTGTTAATGTTCGTTTAagccatttatgcttagtggactctccaatccatttaaaatggatcaatttaattccaaaattagggatgtctagtacgtgtgtatatttatttctatattaagaatatttcttacagaaatctctttaagcaaacatcatgcggcgtctaatctgggtctacgctgtttgccagggccttttttctggacgctaggcataaatgggttaatgttcgcTTTAAATGGAAATAAAATTTAGCAATATAACGATGGAACTTATTTCATGGAAGTCAATTGAAATATCAAACTTGATGTACCGTAATAGTTTCTAAcctgagcctcgttctgggaaaactgagcttaaccctttgcatgctgggaaagttGTCGTCCCACagcgttctgtggcgtctcatctgcatCCAAACTGTTAgtaaaggcctttaaaatccggttccagcgctgaaagagttaatacatgtgcgtaaactgtcgccTATGCATCCCGGGcgtgcttatcagggacaatactttacactcGTATTTACTTTTTCGTTAAAAGAAGttccatttttgacgatgctgcgaagcagctcgtctaagttatcataccatgaaaaattcttcacaatggcgacctatttaaaataccgagccagtccgattgagatagctcgatttttctaatcggcatacctcgctgattatcattgataaaggtataggaagctcagctataaataggacagcatattctgtgaaaaagatttattaatagtttgaacacgttaattttaaatcagttatattcaatccattatatgtttatagatcaataaaacaactatgcattttctgtattgtatttgacatttgtcgtgattcagtaaataaattgcgaattaaaacgtgtatgattaactttcaacgcgatcatgagtataaagaaaacacattatttcgaacctgccatttgtaaccgttgtagcgactatggtatataaccagcataatagccgtaagatatctgtgaaactcgctcttatgcgtgctttctcattttgcatatttaataaacttttcaaacagaaattacagaacCACATCAgtacacatactatgtttgataattcattcgtttgttggatattgtttgtggttttaaacacatataaggtcatatcgcggagatttagttaaccttaccatgtgttcatgggcgaactcacgtattcaagtgctcttacgactatgtgcccATAACTACTTTCGGGAataatcatgaaattattgccgtacttaaaggggccttttcacagattttggcattttttttaacttattcattaaatgctttatattgataaatgtaaacattggatcgtaaaagctccagtaaaaaatcaagaaaaaatttaaaaaaaggaaaagaacattacccggagcaggtttcgaaccagtgacccctggagtcctgccagagtcctgaagtaaaaacgctttagcctactgagctattccgccgagtacacattctgcacgtattttataccatatataagcaatcttcgtagcttcacaaaatttaacgacaaaaacagaactctccaaattattcaatcgtttcgcgttgcaacgctttataatttttaggttttaaaatcgtcaaaagatgtatataatggctatattagagcatggttaatgttcagtattactgtttcctcacaaatatcataactaaaacgaaaacttacgaatctgaaacaacttttttcaattttgtcaatttaccaaagcgtgaaaagatccctttaacgaacaaacatgcctaaacttgcttattgaattagagaaaaaaacaataatcaaaagagaaaaaaaatgtatgttcatgcacatgggcatgtgaaatcacgtctgtacacatagcatcattaacttaagGAAGGAaccaacgaaatataaagtttggtatgatatacatgtaaaattaaagagGATGGTGTAATAAAAGAGCATgtgaagttttgaatttatatgctgaaacatTGTTATAACCCACACACGTTATACTGTAGCAGAACGTTTTCCTTAATATAaatggtacagaaaatacacgttgaatatgtttttaaagatattgttatatttgatcgaatatgtaacccgcctccaagtttcgctgaatggatcaagatccccacaggtactacttccccgtacccccatttttttcgtaccctacatttgtcgtgcccattttttttattactcaattttttttcg
Protein-coding sequences here:
- the LOC127845357 gene encoding uncharacterized protein LOC127845357, encoding MLRAVCFTGMISVLTINTTRAQSTTGSNAWFGAPGDTMMYLDTDTNVTYDTCVTMCSTTSTADGIAYCDGNKLFANKLCQILQANDPVKNVREIWCKDTTTGTCSAVLTSSGGQYFPFPPTDCSGNRDCLCEKNTALTAPQHTATVPSPSTTIQTPKLATRTTHIPNSLTKPSGITATTPTETSATTTTTSPAPIRAPSARATFHDFLMPPKFSLPPDTDRLQHVQTNSQVVCAARCLRMTGCRSFTLRPTENACNLYKGDYSGGGADVDPSDTKYFVKH